Genomic DNA from Triticum dicoccoides isolate Atlit2015 ecotype Zavitan chromosome 4B, WEW_v2.0, whole genome shotgun sequence:
acgttcggtactaggatcggtcgatcgtgaagacgtacgactacatcaaccgcgttgtcataacgcttccattttcggtctacgagggtacatggacaacactctcccctctcattgctatgcatcaccgtgatcttgcgtgtgcgtatgaatttttttgaaattactacgttccccaacagatccatGTGTTAGGCTATTGACTGAAAGTAAGTGATTTCCCCACGCGTTCACTATGGGAAACAACTAATTTGCTGTCAGGGAAGTAAAGACGGCAAAGGATGAATTACTggcggcaaagattttgccgtcagccagctgacggcgaAGTTAGATGGCAACAATTAGGCGACAAAGGGGTACTTTTCCGTCAGCCTTTTGTCGGGCTGAcgacaaagattttgccgtcagtcaTTACAGttttgccgtctgtgttttttaTAATAGAtggcaaagtgagctctttgccaTGTGTACTTAAAAACGCAGACGGCAAAGTATCTTTGTCATCTCTCTTGTTTTTGCTGATGGCGAATTTAGCTCTTTGTtcatctgtgtttttctttgtagaCGGCAAAGTCTATTTTGCCGTCAGTTTTTCTTTGCTGTTTGCTATTGACGGCAAACCCTTTCTCTGCCGTCTGCCCGACGAAAAGCTGACAACAAAGACACCACATGACGGCAAATTATTTGTTTCACGTAGTGGTTGCGGTGGGAATTTAAATATTAATTTAAGATGAAATATTTATGAAGAAAATGATCTAAATAAAAAGCTACTAGTTTTAGTGCAGAAATATTTCATACTTACAATCTGTGTGAACAAAGCGTATACATGTTGATTGCATGGGGATGTAGAAATAGTGTTAGTGGGTGCTGACATGGCACGCTTGGTGAGGTTGAAGACTACATGTTGAGAGAATTAGGATTGGCGGGGATCAACTATTTAGGAAGAGTAGATATGTAGCTCCTGGCATTGCTAGAGGGCAATAGTGAATTATGGAAGATGAAACAGATCGTAAAATGTTGTTTTGTGTTTATTCATATGCTTTTCTCACCGAAATGGCCTTCTCCTTGGTATAAGGATGTAGCTGAGAAaacatatcatcaaatttattcacGCATGCTAAAAAAAAGTCCAAGGATTTTTAGTGAAGTGTTTATGACATTTTGCAAAATGTTCATGATCTTAAAAAAACATTTGTACCATTCAACCTTTTTTCCACAAGTTTAGAAAAGTGTTCATGATATTTAAAAAATATATGTGCCATTCATGGAAATATTAAACACATTCGATAAAGGTTCACACATTTTAACTGATTATGAcaatatttaaaaatattcatgaaatatGGAAAAAGGGAATGCAATTTTTGACAAAATGTCTGTAACATATAAAAACAAGTTCACCCTGTATTTTAAAAGACATTCAAAATGGACTAAACAAATGATTAACGTACATTTAAAAATGTTTAATGTCTGTCTagaaaatgttcaacgtgtatctGAAAAAATGTATTCAAAATTGAAAAAATAAAAACCCGAAATAGGAAAATTAGACTGAACCCGATTAAACCTAAAAAAACCAAAAAAGTTAAAACACCCGAATGGAACCTTGGCCAAAGCCGCACAAAATAGGCAACAATGCCTCCACCTCATCGACTATTCGGCCATGTTCCTAAAAAAGTTGCCATAAGCGAGTGTTATGTCCGCCTTGAAATACCGTGAGAGCTTACTCTCACATATTGCGTGATTGTGTACCGTCTTGTAGTTGGCGACCGTTTGGATGGGCGGCCCAATATAATGTGTTTAGTGGTTCTGCACCAGTTCATGTAATCTTCCatctgattctcaaaaaaaaatgtAATCTTCCGTCTGTTTTTGGAATGTTTCATGAAATCTTCCATCTAATTCTTCAAAAAAAAGTAATCTTCCATCTGTTTTTGGAAGGTTTCATGcattttagttttcttttcttaTACAGTTTTCATAAGTTTTTCTTTTGGTTCTTAATTTTGTTTTACTTTTCgtttttgattttccttttttaAATAGATGTTGATGTTTTACATCTTCTGCATTTTTCCTATAGACGTTGAACATTACTTTGATGCACgttgtacatttttcatatacatggtGTGAACATTTTTTCAGATATATGTCTGGACATTTTTTTTGTAATACGTATTAAACATTTTCTGAGTACATACTGAGCATTTTTAATACATGGGAGACGGATACAGCTTGAAcatttatgttgaacgtttttatAATACACGttttacatttttcatatacacgcTGAATATTTTCTGATACACATTGAACTTTTCTATATATATGGTGAATAATTTTTCATGTACACGCTGAACATTTTTTGATACAcattgaactttttttaaatataTGACGATTGTTTTTCATATACATGTtgtatattttttaaatacatgttaaacatttttttaaTGGTATGGACATTTATTAAAAGTTGTGAGAACAAATAGTTACATTGGATGAACATGTTTTTAGATGCGTGAATATTTCTTAGATATGCACCCCTTTCAATATTAATGAATTACACATAAAAGTTGATTGGCCGAGGTAAATCTGCGTGCAAAAAAACCAGATCAGCATGTAACATAGTAAAtatttttatagttttttttttcATACAGCCATTCTAATTGACTTGGGAGCCGAATTGCATTGTTGAGGGACACCAGAAAAGAGTTACAACAAAACATAAACAGAAATGAAAAAGACTACTGTATCAAACCAACCAACAACCATCCAGGTTAGGGCACTTTTTATTATTATTGTCGCCACAGGCCACACACGGACCTAACAAGCAAAAGCATCATGTTCACAAAAGTATCCAAGGACACACAGTAGAAATAATTTCAACGCAACCACCTAAACACATCAATTGGGTTGGAACGAGCAGACCCTCGCCTCCCTGTACACCTTCCCAGGGCGGCAGTAGTAGCCCTGCTCCGGTGCACAATGCGAGTCTTCTGAGCAGACGCAAAGGCCCTCAATGGCGCAACCCTTCTCAACAATGATCGGGCTCCCATTAATGCCGAGCACCTGGTCACTCCATTCACTGGAGAAGATCCCATCAGGGTCATACCTGCCCTTTACCTCTAGGAACTTGCCAGCCTCGGGGTACTTGGCAATGGCGCCTTCAAAGGCAAAGTTGCGGTTCTTGCCCCAGTGAGGGATGGCGCCATACTTGTGTAGCGCCATCTGTTGGAGTTCGTCGAGCACGTCAGAGTGTGGGTTGGGCTCACCCTTGGTGTAGCTCCGGTAGTAGGTTATATCAAAGTCGACCGAGTCCTCCGGCTTGCCGAGGTAGGCAGAGGATGCCTTGATATAGCGGAGGAGAATACCCAAACTGGCGTCGATTCCGCAGAAGGCCTTCGGGTTGCTATTACGGAGCTGCTTCATGTCGGCGATGAATGCTGGCACCCTAGAGAGCGCGATGCTGTAGGCATTGTTGTAGAAGAAGATTCCCCGGATGCGGGGATCCCACGGACACGTAGTGAGGAGTGCGTCTTCTGGGTTTTCGAGACACGAACCGGATGCTTGGATGCGGTGCTGGAATCCTACCACCGGATACCCCATGAACAAGCTGTCGTTGTTTGTAAAGCCGTATGCTGGCTTCTCAAACAACGATGCAGACGTGGGTGCCTCCTTGCACCGAGCGACGGTGTTGTTCTTCTTCTCAAGAAGCTCGTGCATGACTCTGCCGCTGATGAGGTCGGCCGTCGAACTGGATCGCAAGGCCAGGTAGTCATTGAGGTCGTTACCCACTGACGTGATGGCCACACGATTGTCCTTGCGGTAAATAACATTGCGCTGCTGTGGCAGCCACGCCATATCGCCAAATTCATGGAGGCCACCCCACACGACGGCCTGCTCTGCCATGTCAGAGTCATTGCGTGTCACGAACGTCACCGACCGCTTGAACATCGGCTCCAAGGCCAGTGTAACCTGCACATATCAATAAAAAAAAGATTGGCTTTTTTTGAGAgaaacaattaattaattaacttgtgCACAATGAGAGTAAAAATTCCGTTTGGTTTTAATAATTCTTAAACAAAACATTTGTTCTTATAGTACACATTTTGCAGTAGGTATACACATACACATACCGTACcacatggcatggcatatgtgggcaTCCTAATAAAATGAACAGTAGTTCTTAAAAAAATGAACAGTacatatatatgcatgcatggatccgAAGCAAACGCAAAGGGCAAAGGGATTTCTTGAGCCACGTACCTGGGAAACGACGCCCAGGACGCCGAGGGAGACCTTGGCCGCGTCGAGGTCAGGATGGTCGGCGCAGAGCTGCCGTACCACCGCGAACCCTTGGCTCCTCGGTGCCGGCGTGACGATCCTCATCCCGACCACGTACTCGTGCACGGCGCCGCCCTTATCCTTGAGCGAACTGCCGTGCGCGCCCGTGGCCAGCAGGCCTCCGATGGTGAGCCCTGACCAGTACGGCGAGTGCGGCAGCGCCAACCCTGCCTCGGCGGCCACCTCGATCAGGTCGCGGAGCACCATGCCGCTTTCTACCGTCATCAACCCCTTGGCGACGTCGACGCTTACCACCCGGTTGAGCCGCTCCGTGCTTATGATGGTGCCGTCGCGGCCGCCGGGGCAGGCCAGCTTGGGGAAGCTGTGGGAGAGCTTGGTGGCCACCTTCACCTTGCGCTTGGCCGCCACAGCGACCGCCACGGCCGCGACTAGCTCCTTCTCGGTGCGCGGGAAGGTGGCGTTGGCGGCGTGGCAGACGGTGCGGTCCGGGAAGGAGCCGTACGCGTTGGAGACAGTGCAATCGGACGTGCCGTGGGCACAGACCACCGGCTCCGGCGGAGGGCTCGAGCCAGCGAGGCCGACCAGCAGGAGCACCAGGAGGAGAACCGTAAGCACCCGGCCACCCTCCATTGCTCAGCTCTTGCAACTACGAATAATGTCTTGAGATAATCAAGGCCCTGAATGCTAGCTACTACTTATATAGCTAGCTCACGGCACGGTATGCAGCACATTCCTCCCTTGTTAAATCGTCCCGTAGCGGAACACGTAACAATCTGTGCAAAGTCAATGGATTGATCACAAACGGAGCATATGATTAGATGGATGAAGATTATCCATCTCCGGTGGGTCACTAGTACGGAACAGGCAAGCAGTGGCGGGCGCAAACAACCTACCAGTCGGCGCGTGTTTTCGGAGCAAACGGCCCAAATGTTTTTACCGAATGTTGATGGCTTTATGCTTGGCCTTGTATTGCATGAATGCATGCATGTGATGTTAGTTGTGTGCATACGCTATGCAGAGCTCGCGTGTAAATTCGTCACAAGCGCACCATCTTGATGCAGCTGCCACATAATACTCCctacgtctgaaaatacttgtcatcaaaatgaataaaagatgatgtatctagatgtattctagttttagatacatccatttttatccattgtgatgacaagtattttcggacggagggagtacattttaggggatattattcataaTTCAAAACATTTTAGGCAAGGAGTGAAAATACGTGTGCATTATTGCCCTCCTTCCAGAGGTCAAAGCTAGGATCAATCCATATCAGCAAGATAtgactagtttttttgttttttttttggctGGAAAAGATATGACTAGTTTTTGGTACTACTAACTAAGCCTAAAACGCCGTCTTATCTTTTGAGACGGAGGAGAAGATTGTACCAGTGTAGACTACGTACACTCATTCCCTGGAAGAATCATATCCTACCACTGATCAACGAGCGGACCGCGAAGATAGTGCAGATGGGACGTCATACTCGTGAAGACTGTGAGATTTTAAATGCAAAAGCAAGCCACGCACGGGCGAGTATAATAGCAGTGGCCAAGACATTATTAATTCTCCCCTTGATTATATATACACCTTTAGGCCAATTATCCTTTAGGGAATCAGGGGCAAGATGTGCCACATATGGGCGTGACAGCCCACAAGTCAACTCGCATGTTGCTAACAACTCATCTAGCTAGGGTTGTGGTCCCCAATCGTCGATTCACTCTTCAACTACTTTTGATTGAAACCTTTCAACTGAAGACGTAGAACTTGCTACTAAGGGCTCACACAATGCGGATGATATTAGAGGATTCCTACAGGATTTCCACCCACAGAAATTTCTCCTATGCTATCATTCCTTTTAAAGGAATCGAGGTACTATATTCATTATGGTTGTGTCTGTATACTAGTGCAAATTCGATTATTAAGCCTCCCAAACGTACAACATGTCTACATAATATGATCTCAATCTATgtcataagagcatctacagccggaNNNNNNNNNNNNNNNNNNNNNNNNNNNNNNNNNNNNNNNNNNNNNNNNNNNNNNNNNNNNNNNNNNNNNNNNNNNNNNNNNNNNNNNNNNNNNNNNNNNNNNNNNNNNNNNNNNNNNNNNNNNNNNNNNNNNNNNNNNNNNNNNNNNNNNNNNNNNNNNNNNNNNNNNNNNNNNNNNNNNNNNNNNNNNNNNNNNNNNNNNNNNNNNNNNNNNNNNNNNNNNNNNNNNNNNNNNNNNNNNNNNNNNNNNNNNNNNNNNNNNNNNNNNNNNNNNNNNNNNNNNNNNNNNNNNNNNNNNNNNNNNNNNNNNNNNNNNNNNNNNNNNNNNNNNNNNNNNNNNNNNNNNNNNNNNNNNNNNNNNNNNNNNNNNNNNNNNNNNNNNNNNNNNNNNNNNNNNNNNNNNNNNNNNNNNNNNNNNNNNNNNNNNNNNNNNNNNNNNNNNNNNNNNNNNNNNNNNNNNNNNNNNNNNNNNNNNNNNNNNNNNNNNNNNNNNNNNNNNNNNNNNNNNNNNNNNNNNNNNNNNNNNNNNNNNNNNNNNNNNNNNNNNNNNNNNNNNNNNNNNNNNNNNNNNNNNNNNNNNNNNNNNNNNNNNNNNNNNNNNNNNNNNNNNNNNNNNNNNNNNNNNNNNNNNNNNNNNNNNNNNNNNNNNNNNNNNNNNNNNNNNNNNNNNNNNNNNNNNNNNNNNNNNNNNNNNNNNNNNNNNNNNNNNNNNNNNNNNNNNNNNNNNNNNNNNNNNNNNNNNNNNNNNNNNNNNNNNNNNNNNNNNNNNNNNNNNNNNNNNNNNNNNNNNNNNNNNNNNNNNNNNNNNNNNNNNNNNNNNNNNNNNNNNNNNNNNNNNNNNNNNNNNNNNNNNNNNNNNNNNNNNNNNNNNNNNNNNNNNNNNNNNNNNNNNNNNNNNNNNNNNNNNNNNNNNNNNNNNNNNNNNNNNNNNNNNNNNNNNNNNNNNNNNNNNNNNNNNNNNNNNNNNNNNNNNcctcctcctcctccggatccacTTCATCCAGAGGTAGCCCCGCGACAATCCTGGCTTCGCGCACAGCGCAGATCTGCTCAAGGAGCTCGAGCTGGCGCTCCGGCGTCAGAAAGGGTTCGCTCCTCACCCGGCGGCGTGAGGGGCATGGCTACTAAGCGGACGGGTGGAGTGGAAAGTGGTGGCGGCGGACAAGAGGAGGAAAATATGGATGGATGGTAGGGTTTCGGTGCCGCCGGTCGACTTAAATAGCCGGGCAATGCACTACGCGGCCCGTCGGAGCTGCGCCACGCGGCGCCACCGGTCCGACGGAGGAGGCGAGCTTCGAACCACCAGGTTTGAGGGCTTTTCCTGGCTGGGACCCCTTCGTCAGTttgaccactactaggaaaaggcctactagtggcgcaccagttttgcctactaatggcgcactactggtgcgccactagtattatatactaacggcgcaccactggtgcgccattagtatactaatggcgcaccacgccgtgcgccattagtatagagcagcatgcgccattagtatgcctcccagggggccatatttacccatgtgctttggcatactaatgacgcacgatggggtgatgcgccattagtatcctttggcatactaatggcgcactgtgggatgatgcgccattagtatcctttggcaaacTAATTGCGCACtttttggtgatgcgccattagtatgaatattaggttttttttacttttctgatttttgcataggttacaaaaggtattattggatagaatatagacattagcacacagcaacagcagattcattgaatacaatagaagattagtctccgaatacaattcatcatattagtctccgaattcaaaagaccggacaaagatagaacattacaagtctcgagaccgcgagtagcgagtttgtcttcacattacaagtcaatatcgatcatctaaactaccatcacatagaagagagctgcggtcatcacgatgagcatcatcgcgatgaaactggtcttcatccggttcctccaacactccctcctctctcccgctagatatcgggcatatctagattccgcctccgccctagtggtgtaccctttgtaactgttaccgctgaaacggtgaacctttcTCCGACACTGCTCCCAGTCGGCGTAGACTCCGGAAACCTTactcttgtacacgacatacgacggcatctctatgcacaagccaaacaatagacgatacataagcaatatataagtatgcaacaaaaggatcgtaagagaaaagcaagacattaatagcatgattcatggtcctactaataaatagaatcgattacatctaagttgaacgactgtccaaaccaaagagacatacaagttcattaaagtttaattacaacatgagctaatcgatgtttcagaactacaaatagcatcactactttcgactcgactcatgggaccggagcgtggatgaagccgccgtctttcgtgatggtcatgaagtcgcgggcgttgtcagcctgcatttgtagtgttgtgtctatctcactgttggacggttgatctctaaggtagaactgccccgaggtacgaaggacatcttgatggatgatttctgcaaactccgactggatgcgaaagaattcttgtcggaggtccgcgtcctggattgccgccaagcctgcggcccaatctttgacattatttggtagcagaaggtgattatggtcccgtacgatctcccacatgtgatggagggtgtagtaggcatccttctgaccgccaggcggctacttgacgcaggggaacgtcgtattgtgggtgaacacgtgcctgccgtacctacgaactggcctcttaaaggtgcctccagatgtggcttagccggggagagcatcatcaagaactttcttgatatttgtgtagtctatcttggagtcacggtccgggtcgaaatacatggccgtggaatatttcgggcttaagaggatgagtgtgcaatgtgtgtcactgcacagaacacggaatgttagaaaaaaaagaacgatcaaaatctaagaaatcatatgttatagggcggtgaggggatgacttactcgggaaagtaaggcatgaggaagttatccttatctgggtttgccagaatgacgcctttgaggtgtgaactcgcgacttgccggtccccagcgctgcccaagatcttggcatgcatgtagaaggggtcgactatcacgatgtcccgggtcttgtctcgaatgatccgcatctccatactcagcgaaaacagccgaacaaaggtgtagtgcagcagatgaaggttaaacatagcaaagatgtcatcaaaccgcaggacgatcgtacccccgatggcgccatcctcaaagcccttgccctctggcaccttggccacgaaaaccgggtatgccacatcattctgggagagacaccgcttctccaaagaaagaacactgtcatgcagactccgcatagcaccggttgcagcattgagcatatttgtcggtagcatcgccctacccgctacatgcaccctcctcgagatatccataggtgaaggtggcccatcctgagcacggatcatactcggtgccggctggctcgcaccggcgcccttgttagtctttcgtttccatcccttcttcttgatctgctgtaatgggaccgagttctgctcacaaaccgccttcttgagcgtgttagggctgataatattttgcacctcagctatctgaggctcggtgaaggcgggagctggaggcgtctcctgagaactgaacgccagacgacgcctgttgcaattggatttctccgtcgtaccagctagatcgcggtcgtcttggttgggttcttgagaaggaggcccgcaaaactcgtcaccgtacccatgttcggcaaagtacttatcaacgttggtaaatgtaccgtcgtcgttgtcatcgtcgtccggatcctgtgccatatgcatgtctggatcctgtgccatagggatgtccggcatgtccgctagcgttgcggcattcttgccatggcttggtgccggcacgtctggcggtcttgtctgtggggtggtgtcccccgtccacaaacgaatctggctcttcggccaaagcaggggccagtttacgcaggcgctgagggtcatctcatcttcttcgtcggccccagcgggtcgaatcagaggtaacagctcgtcgcagcctggcagcacccgaaccagttcaaccctatacactgtgggtggcatcggattaccgtggaacatggggttgcccggttgaacgattctgcccttggcgacatcgaccaactcgccgcccacgaagtgcaggagagtgcaaggaacatcggcggcgccctgcgaaaacatgtagggcgtcagggatgcccagtcaaaggcaaggagatgaagtcatcggccgagaggcttagttaccgtgatgccgtcgagctcggctaatgtcgaggcaccgccaacggcgggcgtgcaactgacggaggggccgcttgctggcgaggtgccggccggcgtacacccgggtgcattaagctccaatgcccgtgccggcgccggagacacgaatactgcctccgccggagacaccaatggtgccgcctgagacaccaatggtgccgcctgcgcgttgtgcgagttgctggccgtgaagctgggaaccgggggaggcccatgTTAGCCGCCCGCAATCGAcgtcgtcagcccctgaatcaacgtaagcaccatggcggtgagcgttgttctagttgttgttgcacttgctcttggataatctccggaatccgcgccacttgtgacttgagtgcttcaacctcgcgcggctggctttctgagctggtctttttctcctttcgcccaccagcggtataatatgatgaccattttgtgaaCAAGCCTTTGtcagccacacgaccagctgacgacggcttactgagcttatccttgtttttcattacattcaacgccctatttcaaggggtgtcgaaaggggagctctgagacgaccccgcgctactgctttcagtgtcctgtggaaggaacgtgaaccatttagaaatattgaggattaattagaatgcaaccatatggagctaattacgcggaggtgtattccttaccagaacaagctcaagcgccctggtcttcggatctgtggtaagctcctttgttaccgggtcctccttgtaccgggccctgacatagttcctggtctgcttgtgatggtatttctcaaagcggggcggtaggccttgctcggcacgctccgcgtcctccttgtcccatataggctccgccactctgtaaccgccgggaccgagttggtggacccctaagttcaactcccgcatttctttcccccactgacttgattcggaggttgcgctgctctcgcacttgatcttgaactccttgtagtcatcttcgctgatcaaaggatatttcgccttgatcttctcataactatcacctttttcaatcattgccttcaccgtgcttctccaagtagatagggccgtgctcatcttcgtgagggcggcactgttcactttcttccctgagaggcgtgtgctcgcaaagtcagcggggaacttgtatcgttcgtgcagcttcgtgaagaggaggctgcgtaaattccctcggtccttatgccttaggttctcggtgttgatcgagacggtcctctagagaatgcacccgagctgaaccgagtaccccttgactaattctttgggtgccgttggatgcccgtcggagttcactttagtaaattcctccttgatagtgccgagcacgctcgggcgccggtcctttcgttgcctcttcggttggttgCCATCTGTgtctgcgccgccatcatcagttgtgctatcctcggcggcaccatcagtggtgtcatccccgccgccactaggggttgtgtagtcaagaTCGGTGTCTTCTGcgacgtcctcatagcggtgaggttcttcctccatctgctGGGGCAGCtcctagaattgcttgccgcccgaaccgccggcctcatcattgtgggccatgtttcgctctaaataggaaaaaagtttggtcaaaaagttggttattgtcaaggaacaagatcatggtctcatcatttagggtttgtcgacaccgaggcatcctaaaagctaagcttttatcatttagggtttgttgacgccgagacaccctaaaagcctaagcatacatcatttaggttctcatcgacaccgaggcaccctaaaagccaaggtttcatcatttagggtttgtcgacgccgaggcaccctaaatgctaagttaagttttcatcatttagggtttatcgatgccgaggcaccctaggttgggcctaatcacttggcactaatcacttggctctattgccacctatgttcggtttatcatctagggtttatcgatgctaaggagaattctaagttgggcctaatcacttggctctattgccacctatggtttaatgcagcaagaatggcggggcagttgatcctacttaattaagtactaagctaccccggcccatgcattagtcgtaagtaccccatatgtcctatttttagcaaagtcatgctaaaattcacggaaaatttcagcatgacctttgctgaaaataggacatatggagtacccgaatttgccggaatgaaagttaatcgacattccgacaaactcaagggtctctcggggtacagcagcagcatcacaagttgacaaaattcccaagtagtatagcagcaacatcacaagtagtaccaatgaacatatagtccagcaagttgaaaaagctgaagttcttagcatgaagaatcacacaacacagcacctacattatgatgatacatttggagattgcacatacagttttcACATAAGCATAATTGTTCTGGAGATTGCACATACGGTTTTTGACAGCACAACACCTATGACAGCACATACAGTTTTTCACATTTGTAGATTGCACATACAATTTTCACATAAAGCAATGTTCTTTTCATTTCACCTTCCATTTTTTTGCAATTCAACTCACTTCCTTTTCTTATAGTTACTGCTCCCAAATGAAATGACACTTTGACATGGCTGTAATTTTCAGTGTCTACTTATCTGCAATTTTTCTTAAAGTTACACATTTTTTAATAA
This window encodes:
- the LOC119292134 gene encoding L-gulonolactone oxidase 2-like, which translates into the protein MEGGRVLTVLLLVLLLVGLAGSSPPPEPVVCAHGTSDCTVSNAYGSFPDRTVCHAANATFPRTEKELVAAVAVAVAAKRKVKVATKLSHSFPKLACPGGRDGTIISTERLNRVVSVDVAKGLMTVESGMVLRDLIEVAAEAGLALPHSPYWSGLTIGGLLATGAHGSSLKDKGGAVHEYVVGMRIVTPAPRSQGFAVVRQLCADHPDLDAAKVSLGVLGVVSQVTLALEPMFKRSVTFVTRNDSDMAEQAVVWGGLHEFGDMAWLPQQRNVIYRKDNRVAITSVGNDLNDYLALRSSSTADLISGRVMHELLEKKNNTVARCKEAPTSASLFEKPAYGFTNNDSLFMGYPVVGFQHRIQASGSCLENPEDALLTTCPWDPRIRGIFFYNNAYSIALSRVPAFIADMKQLRNSNPKAFCGIDASLGILLRYIKASSAYLGKPEDSVDFDITYYRSYTKGEPNPHSDVLDELQQMALHKYGAIPHWGKNRNFAFEGAIAKYPEAGKFLEVKGRYDPDGIFSSEWSDQVLGINGSPIIVEKGCAIEGLCVCSEDSHCAPEQGYYCRPGKVYREARVCSFQPN